A single window of Chitinophagaceae bacterium DNA harbors:
- the rpmG gene encoding 50S ribosomal protein L33, whose product MAKKGNRVQVILECTEHKNSGLPGTSRYISTKNRKNTTTRLELKKYNPILRKHTIHKEIK is encoded by the coding sequence ATGGCAAAAAAAGGAAATAGAGTACAGGTAATCCTAGAATGTACAGAACACAAAAATAGCGGACTACCAGGAACATCTCGCTATATCAGCACTAAAAACAGAAAAAATACTACAACACGATTAGAACTCAAAAAATATAATCCAATATTAAGAAAACATACTATCCACAAAGAAATTAAATAA
- the rpmB gene encoding 50S ribosomal protein L28, which translates to MARICELSGKHPITGNKVSHSNNKVRRKFYPNLFTKKFYIPEKDEWITVKLSSSMLRTIDKKGIYAVLKESEKNGFIYLNL; encoded by the coding sequence ATGGCAAGAATCTGCGAATTATCAGGAAAACACCCCATAACAGGAAATAAAGTTTCTCACTCTAATAATAAAGTGCGACGAAAATTCTATCCAAATCTCTTTACTAAAAAATTCTACATACCAGAAAAAGATGAATGGATAACTGTAAAACTATCTTCTTCTATGCTCAGAACAATAGACAAAAAAGGTATTTATGCAGTATTAAAAGAATCAGAAAAAAATGGTTTTATTTATCTAAATTTATAA
- a CDS encoding DUF349 domain-containing protein, which translates to MNNQENTKKNTLNKTKDVNKNIVAEMEKETSEEYTYISDNKEFLNLLNNLLSSNTDTLKIEEEVEELKKVHNEYLKTQEKEYLEKFLSEGGKQENFSFVLDKTSIEFENIYNEYKKLLLLFLKNNEKTKENTPKKRNELLDALRILVSEIDTNPTESYNILQKVKKIEEQWKAIEISTEKPNKILLANYKALREMFYKKINFFYELKDLDKKKNKELKIKLCEKAEKLKDHPHIQQAVTQLSKIQHEFFQISAITQEEKISIENRFKLISDEIHNKKRDYFKTLKIKEEEIITQKTKILNTLIEINTIPTEYTNTEPQNKEIFLKTWRKNILNVPKLQEEWEKIETLKTNKENKIEKKYREQIYLFFKNKQQCLKSLEADVPKNIEIKTQLVEQINYITDNITKENIEEFTQKVTEIQKKWKEIIIVPYEKKLKKIIENYTQACNDFYAKRKSFLLPEYYEEQNLKKKEAICEKLLQIISKTPPDIDTLEKLITDYKNIRQVPKNKLEHIKKKYKDTTELIMKAIEKEDESSLKRIKNVIKQYSDVKQHSNVKQYSDLKHTQNQNFSDTSNKNNNQNNYNRKENQQKISQLEKDIRTWELNLERLSKSAASQKIKIETEKKIESAKKEIEKFRNK; encoded by the coding sequence ATGAACAATCAAGAAAATACAAAAAAAAATACTTTAAATAAAACTAAAGACGTGAATAAAAATATTGTTGCAGAAATGGAAAAAGAAACATCGGAAGAATATACATATATATCGGATAACAAAGAATTTTTAAATCTCTTAAATAATTTACTCAGTTCTAACACCGACACTCTCAAAATAGAAGAAGAAGTAGAAGAACTCAAAAAAGTTCACAATGAATATCTAAAAACACAAGAAAAAGAATACTTGGAAAAATTTTTATCCGAAGGAGGAAAACAAGAAAACTTTTCATTCGTCCTCGACAAAACATCCATTGAATTCGAAAACATATACAACGAATACAAAAAACTACTCCTACTGTTCCTTAAAAATAACGAAAAAACAAAAGAAAATACCCCTAAAAAAAGAAATGAACTCTTAGACGCACTTAGAATCCTCGTTTCTGAAATAGATACAAATCCTACAGAATCCTATAATATTCTTCAAAAAGTAAAAAAAATAGAAGAACAATGGAAAGCAATAGAAATAAGCACAGAAAAACCTAACAAAATTTTATTAGCAAACTACAAAGCCCTCAGAGAAATGTTTTATAAAAAAATAAATTTCTTTTACGAACTCAAGGACCTAGATAAAAAAAAAAATAAAGAATTAAAAATAAAACTCTGCGAAAAAGCAGAAAAACTAAAAGACCACCCACATATTCAACAAGCAGTAACACAACTATCTAAAATTCAGCACGAATTTTTTCAAATATCCGCAATAACACAAGAAGAAAAAATAAGTATAGAAAATAGATTTAAACTCATATCCGATGAAATACATAATAAAAAAAGAGATTACTTTAAAACTCTCAAAATAAAAGAAGAAGAAATTATAACACAAAAAACAAAAATACTCAATACCCTTATAGAAATAAACACAATACCTACAGAATACACAAATACCGAACCCCAAAACAAAGAGATATTTCTGAAAACATGGAGAAAAAATATACTTAATGTCCCAAAACTTCAAGAAGAATGGGAAAAAATAGAAACCCTAAAAACTAATAAAGAAAATAAAATTGAAAAAAAATATAGAGAGCAAATCTATCTATTCTTTAAAAACAAACAGCAATGCTTAAAGTCATTAGAGGCAGATGTGCCTAAAAATATCGAAATAAAAACACAATTAGTAGAACAAATAAATTATATAACAGATAACATTACCAAAGAAAATATAGAAGAATTCACTCAAAAAGTCACAGAAATTCAAAAAAAATGGAAGGAAATTATTATAGTTCCGTATGAAAAAAAATTAAAAAAAATTATCGAAAACTATACCCAAGCGTGTAATGATTTTTATGCGAAAAGAAAATCTTTCCTACTACCAGAATACTACGAAGAACAAAATTTGAAAAAAAAAGAAGCAATTTGTGAAAAATTATTACAAATAATATCCAAAACCCCACCAGATATAGATACATTAGAAAAACTCATAACAGATTATAAAAACATAAGACAAGTTCCTAAAAATAAATTAGAACATATAAAAAAGAAATATAAAGATACTACGGAACTCATAATGAAAGCCATCGAAAAAGAAGATGAATCTTCTCTCAAGAGAATAAAAAATGTAATAAAACAATACTCCGATGTAAAACAACATTCCAATGTAAAACAATATTCTGACCTAAAACATACTCAAAACCAAAACTTTTCCGATACTTCTAACAAAAATAACAATCAAAATAACTATAATCGTAAAGAAAATCAACAGAAAATATCCCAGTTAGAAAAAGATATACGCACATGGGAACTCAACTTAGAAAGATTATCTAAAAGCGCAGCTTCTCAAAAAATAAAAATAGAAACAGAAAAAAAAATAGAATCCGCAAAAAAAGAAATAGAAAAATTCAGAAATAAATAA
- a CDS encoding NifU family protein, with protein sequence MDEYVKPAVEMDGGAIIFQEFTQGILKLSLHGACKGCPSSTITLKSGIENLLKKMVPEVREVTC encoded by the coding sequence TTGGATGAATACGTGAAACCCGCAGTAGAAATGGACGGAGGGGCAATAATATTTCAAGAATTTACCCAAGGGATATTAAAACTGTCACTACATGGAGCTTGCAAAGGATGCCCATCAAGCACTATTACTCTCAAATCAGGAATTGAAAATCTCTTAAAAAAAATGGTACCCGAAGTAAGAGAAGTAACATGCTAA